From a single Cryptococcus deuterogattii R265 chromosome 5, complete sequence genomic region:
- a CDS encoding phosphatase has product MASETVSSAGTKYNETAVFTADGILFDMDGTLTDSIAAVEAAWTAKAMEFGLEPEAVIKATHGRRASDNLQDLIPNLRKEHIDLEVEKFEQSILAFADTPPRSRRSSSASSTRTSRSGSRSMSGSVGSLGPLTPMNSCTLAAIKPFGTYEALNLTSIRQSKSGELEPQLDDSVFEDEADDLLDMSVRILPGVRSLINSLPQDKYAIATSGAKTYCHGCLDRTGITIPKVCVTADDPRLLRGKPFPDPFLLAAADLGIDPTRAVIFEDSPSGIKAAVAAGATVIAVCTSHQRHQIEHLDAHFVIDTMDQVKVGQGKHGQLEFTVTY; this is encoded by the exons ATGGCATCCGAAACAGTATCCTCGGCTGGGACCAAATACAACGAAACGGCCGTGTTTACAGCCGATGGCATCCTTTTCGATATG GACGGAACCTTGACGGATTCTATTGCTGCTGTAGAAGCTGCGTGGACGGCCAAAGCGATGGAGTTTGGCCTGGAACCGGAGGCTGTTATCAAAGCGACACATGGTCGACGGGCCAGTGACAATCTTCAAGATCTTATTCCCAATCTTCGCAAAGAACATATCGATCTCGAAGTTGAAA AGTTTGAACAGTCTATTCTTGCCTTCGCAGACACCCCCCCTCGCTCTCGCCGTAgttcctccgcctcttcaACCCGCACTTCGCGGTCTGGCTCCCGATCAATGTCAGGATCCGTAGGTTCACTCGGCCCTCTTACACCCATGAACAGCTGCACGCTTGCAGCCATAAAGCCCTTCGGCACGTACGAGGCTTTGAATCTTACCAGCATCAGACAGAGCAAGTCTGGGGAACTCGAACCCCAGTTGGATGACTCTGTgtttgaagacgaagcAGATGACCTCCTCGACATGAGCGTCCGTATTCTACCAGGCGTAAGAAGTTTGATCAACTCTTTACCTCAAGATAAGTACGCCATCGCGACTTCTGGTGCTAAGACATACTGTCATGGATGCCTAGATCGTACCGG GATTACAATTCCTAAAGTCTGCGTGACAGCCGACGACCCTAGACTCCTGCGGGGCAAACCTTTCCCTGACCCTTTCTTGCTGGCTGCTGCCGACCTCGGAATTGACCCTACTCGCGCTGTCATCTTCGAAGATTCTCCGTCGGGTATCAAAGCCGCCGTGGCAGCAGGAGCCACTGTTATTGCGGTCTGCACATCTCACCAACGCCACCAGATCGAGCATCTGGATGCTCATTTTGTGATCGATACGATGGATCAAGTCAAAGTTGGGCAGGGAAAGCATGGTCAACTGGAGTTTACCGTCACGTACTAG
- a CDS encoding glyceraldehyde-3-phosphate dehydrogenase, producing the protein MVVKVGINGFGRIGRIVLRNAIEHGDLEVVAVNDPFIDLDYMVYMFKYDSTHGRFKGSVEVKDGKLYINNKAISVFGEKDPANIKWGDAGAEYIVESTGVFTTTEKAGVHLKGGAKKVVISAPSADAPMFVCGVNLDAYKPEYKIVSNASCTTNCLAPLAKVIHDNFTIVEGLMTTVHATTATQKTVDGPSHKDWRGGRGAAANIIPSSTGAAKAVGKVIPSLNGKLTGMSFRVPTSDVSVVDLVCRIEKGASYDEIKNVIKKASESPELKGILGYTEDAVVSTDFVGSTESSIFDAQAGIALNANFIKLVSWYDNEYGYSRRVCDLISYIAGVDAKAQ; encoded by the exons ATGGTTGTCAAGGTTGGAATCAACGGTTTCG GTCGTATCGGTCGAATTGTTCTCAG GAACGCCATCGAGCATGGAGACCTTGAGGTTGTTGCTGTCAACGA CCCTTTCATTGACTTGGACTACATG GTTTACATGTTCAAGTACGACTCC ACACATGGTCGCTTCAAGGGTTCTGTCGAGGTTAAGGACGGTAAGCTCTATATCAACAACAAGGCCATTTCCGTTTTCGGTGAGAAGGACCCCGCCAACATCAAGTGGGGTGACGCTGGTGCCGAGTACATCGTTGAGTCTACCGGTGTCTTCACCACTACCGAAAAGGCCGGTGTCCATCTCAAGGGAGGTGCCAAGAAGGTCGTCATTTCCGCTCCCTCCGCGGATGCTCCTAT GTTTGTCTGTGGTGTCAACCTCGATGCCTACAAGCCGGAGTACAAAATCGTGTCCAACGCTTCTTGCACTACCAACTGTCTCGCTCCCCTTGCCAAGGTCATCCACGATAAC TTTACTATCGTTGAGGGCTTGATGACCACTGTCCATGCCACTACTGCCACCCAGAAGACCGTCGATGGTCCTTCCCACA AGGACTGGCGAGGCGGTCGAGGTGCTGCTGCTAACATTatcccttcttctaccGGTGCTGCTAAG GCTGTAGGCAAGGtcattccttccctcaATGGCAAGCTTACTGGCATGTCCTTCCGAGTCCCTACCTCCGATGTCTCTGTTGTGGACCTTGTCTGTCGCATTGAGAAGGGTGCCTCTTATGATGAAATCAAGAATGTCATCAAGAAGGCCTCTGAGAGCCCTGAGTTGAAGGGTATTTTGGG CTACACTGAGGATGCTGTTGTCTCCACTGATTTTGTTGGCTCTACTGAATCCTCTATCTTTGATGCCCAGGCTGGTATTGCTCTTAATGCCAACTTCATCAAGCTTGTCAGCTGG TATGACAATGAGTATGGTTACTCTAGGCGTGTCTGTGACCTCATTTCTTACATTGCTGGTGTTGATGCCAAGGCACAGTAG
- a CDS encoding oxidation resistance protein 1: MPHNHSLSTSSADFGDFNSAPASSAQTSALSQDDLLGSYDETIRYSPSLKSLPSPIAGASNSDLFFHDNNAEEHRRPEPTCSRPSRPTGVPPDHIPHARSPRRLSSFSCSTSPTSPPSVTEAGCDIIFHPSYDHTDDNATRAMQKMQGHGEKLSDKMQLREPAGHSHTALTSSPPHSKLLDTLAATTKMASKWRSVITHPTPPSSADRTQNGQPRPHVRHSETSPMDISHDTPFASAEQIAGSYIPPTGAPGFTQASAAGLKHHGDGMFEHLALIGRKNSTSNVLTSEDAVGLRACLPPRQRLTNQWTLLFSLDQHGASLSTLYRLIDIYTVNHQSSGNILVIRDGQGNRFGTYMNEPIVKREGTYYGSGESFLFKLTHSCQTIPYRWTGKNKYFALCEADFMSFGGGAGAYGLILDSTFTHNSSATCPAYNNDILCELEPLKSQHAMSFQCLGLEVWSTS; encoded by the exons ATGCCCCACAACCATAGCCTGTCTACCTCTTCAGCAGATTTCGGCGACTTCAATTCGgctcctgcttcttccgccCAAACCTCTGCTCTATCTCAAGACGATCTTCTGGGTTCTTATGACGAGACTATACGATACTCTCCTTCACTGAAGTCCCTCCCGTCCCCTATCGCTGGGGCATCCAATTCggacctcttctttcatgaCAATAATGCGGAGGAGCATAGACGACCAG AGCCCACATGTTCTCGACCATCTCGCCCTACAGGAGTCCCTCCAGATCACATACCCCACGCTCGCTCTCCCCGTCGCCTCTCCTCATTTTCTTGTTCCACTAGCCCGACTTCACCGCCTTCTGTCACAGAAGCTGGATGCGACATCATATTTCACCCATCCTATGATCATACGGATGATAACGCTACCCGAGCTATGCAAAAAATGCAAGGTCATGGCGAAAAACTTAGCGATAAGATGCAATTAAGGGAACCAGCCGGCCATTCACACACCGCATTGACTTCGAGCCCGCCGCATTCTAAACTCCTCGACACATTGGCAGCGACGACAAAAATGGCTTCGAAATGGCGCTCAGTTATTACCCATCCGACCCCTCCCAGCAGCGCAGATCGGACACAGAATGGCCAGCCGAGGCCACATGTGCGTCATTCAGAAACTTCTCCAATGGATATATCTCATGACACCCCGTTTGCCTCTGCGGAGCAAATTGCTGGGAGTTATATACCACCTACAGGGGCACCTGGTTTCACACAGGCTTCTGCAGCCGGACTAAAGCATcatggggatgggatgtTTGAACATTTGGCCTTGATTGGTCGAAAGAATAGCACAAGTAATGTTTTAACTTCTGAAGATGCAGTTGGTTTGAGAGCCTGTCTTCCGCCTCGTCAGCGGCTTACAAATCAGTGGACATTGCTGT TCTCTTTGGATCAGCATGGTGCATCCTTATCTACTTTGTACAGGCTGATCGATATATACACAGTTAATCATCAATCCTCTGGTAACATACTAGTAATTCGTGATGGACAGGGGAATCGCTTTGGAACATATATGAATGAGCCAATAGTGAAGCGAGAGGGGACCTATTATGGGAGTGGTGAATC ttttcttttcaagcTGACCCATAGCTGCCAGACAATACCTTATCGATGGACTGGCAAGAACAAATACTTTGCATTATGTGAAGCTGACTTTATGTCTTTTGGAGGCGG TGCTGGAGCCTATGGTCTTATCCTTGATTCCACATTCACCCACAATTCCTCTGCAACCTGTCCTGCTTACAACAATGATATTCTCTGTGAACTTGAGCCTTTGAAGTCTCAACATGCTATGTCATTCCAGTGTTTGGGCTTGGAGGTCTGGAGTACATCATGA
- a CDS encoding nucleolar protein, which translates to MGSIRKRTKKKPIASSSSTSLTSSVSHKVTRSTITAFHVLLRKKANITKKVQHAATDSEKSLWQKELDAVNNNISELGGLDAYQRASQLGQSKDRGGDSSRILVSWLLEMGIKKDRPLRMLEIGALRPDNYASEKWLKNTPIDLRSQHPSILEQDFFLRPLPSSEDESFDLISCSLVLNFVDDPARRGKMLQLIHEHLRPSSESLLFLVLPLPCVNNSRYLTLPVLAEIMEAIGFILVKERWRTGGKVGYWLWRWKNKSGFGKDRGLLQRKVQQQSGAKMNNFAIVLP; encoded by the exons ATGGGCAGCATTCGGAAAAGGACGAAAAAGAAACCTATAGCATCCAGTTCCTCGACTTCCCTGACTTCTTCGGTCTCACATAAGGTCACACGCTCGACTATCACTGCATTTCACGTTCTACTCAGAAAAAAGGCCAATATAACTAAAAAGGTGCAGCATGCGGCTACCGACTCCGAAAAATCCCTCTGGCAAAAAGAGCTAGATGcagtcaacaacaataTATCAGAACTAGGAGGACTAGACGCGTATCAAAGGGCAAGCCAACTAGGACAATCTAAGGACAGAGGCGGCGATAGCTCGAGGATACTAGTCAGCTGGTTATTGGAGATGGGCATAAAGAAGGACAGGCCGTTAAG AATGTTAGAAATAGGGGCCCTTCGGCCAGATAATTATGCTTCAGAGAAATGGTTAAAAAATACACCAATAGATTTGCGTTCGCAACATCCTTCAATACTTGAGCAGgacttcttcctccgtcCCCTCCCCTCATCCGAGGACGAGTCATTTGATCTCATTAGTTGCAGTTTAGTCCTGAATTTTGTTGATGACCCAGCTAGAAGAG GCAAAATGCTCCAGTTGATACATGAGCACCTCAGACCTAGTAGCGAATCATTATtatttcttgttcttcctttacCTTGCGTCAATAATTCGCGTTATTTGACGTTGCCTGTACTAGCTGAAATCATGGAAGCAATAGGTTTCATTCTCGTCAAAGAGCGGTGGAGGACGGGGGGCAAAGTAGGCTATTGGCTCTGGCGATGGAAGAATAAAAGCGGGTTTGGCAAAGATCGGGGATTATTACAAAGGAAAGTACAGCAGCAAAGCGGTGCGAAGATGAACAACTTCGCAATTGTATTGCCATGA
- a CDS encoding GPI inositol-deacylase yields MPAWRMRHPTKHLHTRFLSPLFCVLAFLFSCAIYQSFRADLKKSGSWGCEMSWMSPSYRRLEWTEFISTKYALYLYREQGWDSEDTLSGHPVLFIPGNAGSYQQVRSVASSTSKQFYEQVKAGEGSMQTGKKIDFFTADLKEEFSAFHARTLREQAVFIQHCIRGILQEYTHLPEDKRPTQITLLAHSMGGVIARLAMDSATSISVDIIVTLSTPHIIPPLALERDMDSIYSLITWRRQHISTHPPLISICGGISDTQVVSDSCVLPSWQTGKNGDFAVFTTGIPGVWTAVEHQAIVWCHQIRWRIARMLLDMSIKTNTAAKVVIARKWLLDDQQGETFNGSHSGRLHDYSVSSPNMTFIRLQQPSQAFVAQQCSGLEPCRAVPSVMSLLPFPRNSSDPFPLPGEGIKPNEVMLAAEVSLPSTSTVIKTSASKYGQTIAGSREYHLVKGNSWIDSSLPTLTTHHLFHFENACLSSLLTYSLDITLGHCEAFKPLIKHISQPALELQNATFESSYYFASGQPIHLHSHSTAGPFLPYQGRAGIHLEIFQSPSCPVRQVSLKKNYYNVLAKSVTRYRMVVLAWPVGWAAVVLLLQLSGYINTGEILPWNAALEGIAGHWMPICIALILLGATIQSQLPNFPRLHTFFLGVNQLQMVPLVGILAVWTFGLLCIVSFVTTGCFWLLSNIIQPLRGHERFEDKAKSKHGWLGVVMTGAIAVLVNQLIPHQLIFLICVILLWLSAAWSKHLNSQYHLYSTCAIFTTLLIPFNILQLAIWSRNIWTGSAAIINTDSNFYYAIPPVLLVKLASFGGTIQKRHVYLQACRIALLILIVASFSVGGRWTWILPPIANAVLILFLASII; encoded by the exons ATGCCAGCATGGCGTATGC GGCATCCCACCAAACATCTACATACACGGTTTCTATCGCCACTTTTTTGCGTTTtggccttcctcttttcatGCGCAATCTATCAATCATTCCGAGCTGACCTCAAGAAGTCAGGATCTTGGGGATGTGAAATGAGTTGGATGTCGCCTTCATATCGCCGGCTGGAGTGGACGGAATTCATTTCAACAAAATACGCCCTGTACCTTTATCGAGAGCAAGGCTGGGACTCGGAAGATACG CTTTCAGGACATCCTGTTCTCTTTATACCCGGGAATGCTGGCTCCTATCAACAGGTTCGCTCGGtcgcctcctcaacctccaaGCAGTTCTATGAGCAAGTGAAGGCGGGAGAAGGTAGTATGCAGACTGGGAAGAAAATTGACTTCTTTACGG CTGATCTGAAGGAGGAGTTTTCTGCGTTTCATGCGCGGACTCTGCGTGAACAAGCAGTTTTCATCCAACACTGCATCAGAGGAATACTTCAGGAATATACGCATCTGCCGGAAGACAAGAGGCCTACGCAGATTACGCTACTCGCGCACTCCATGGGGGGCGTTATCGCTCGCTTAGCAATGGATTCAGCGACTTCGATCTCAGTTGACATTATTGTGACGTTGTCCACGCCTCATATCATACCACCACTCGCTCTCGAACGTGACATGGACTCCATATACTCACTGATAACGTGGAGAAGACAGCATATCAGTACCCATCCGCCTTTAATATCCATTTGTGGAGGCATCTCAGATACACAAGTTGTCTCGGATAGCTGTGTGCTGCCCTCTTGGCAGACAGGCAAGAACGGTGACTTTGCCGTTTTCACCACTGGCATACCTGGTGTATGGACTGCTGTCGAGCACCAGGCCATAGTCTGGTGTCACCAGATCCGCTGGCGAATTGCTAGGATGTTGCTCGATATGTCAATTAAAACAAATACAGCCGCAAAAGTTGTTATTGCAAGAAAGTGGCTTCTCGATGACCAGCAAGGTGAAACCTTCAACGGATCACATAGCGGGAGACTACATGATTATTCAGTATCATCTCCCAATATGACCTTCATTAGACTTCAGCAGCCAAGCCAAGCCTTCGTTGCTCAACAATGCAGTGGTCTCGAACCTTGTAGAGCAGTGCCTTCAGTTATgagtcttcttccattcccgAGGAATTCTAGTGACCCATTTCCGCTACCAGGAGAGGGGATTAAGCCAAATGAAGTGATGTTAGCAGCTGAAGTAAGCCTGCCATCGACCAGCACAGTGATCAAGACAAGCGCATCAAAGTATGGGCAAACCATCGCGGGATCAAGAGAATACCATCTAGTCAAAGGAAATAGCTGGA TTGATTCTTCGTTGCCAACTTTGACCACCCatcacctcttccattttgAGAACGCTTGTCTCTCTTCACTGTTGACTTATTCCCTTGATATCACGCTTGGCCACTGCGAAG CTTTTAAACCGTTAATCAAGCACATATCTCAACCAGCTTTAGAGTTACAAAACGCTACATTCGAATCCAGTTATTACTTTGCATCAGGCCAACCCATACATCTACACTCTCATTCTACCGCGGGACCCTTCTTACCTTACCAAGGCAGAGCTGGCATTCATCTGGAGATATTTCAATCGCCCTCATGTCCTGTACGACAGGTCTCTCTCAAGAAGAATTACTACAACGTACTGGCCAAATCAGTGACTCGGTATCGTATGGTCGTTCTTGCGTGGCCAGTGGGTTGGGCTGCTGTGGTTCTTCTGTTACAATTATCAGGTTATATCAACACAG GTGAGATACTTCCCTGGAACGCGGCATTGGAAGGGATTGCAGGGCACTGGATGCCAATTTGTATCGCTCTGATCCTTCTGGGGGCGACTATACAGTCTCAGCTACCAAATTTTCCAAGGCTACacaccttttttttgggtGTCAATCAACTTCAGATGGTCCCTCTTGTGGGAATTCTGGCTGTATGGACGTTTGGGTTGCTATGTATTGTCTCTTTTGTAACCACTGGCTGTTTTTGGCTTCTTAGCAATATTATACAACCCTTACGTGGCCATGAACGATTCGAAGATAA GGCCAAATCAAAGCATGGTTGGCTGGGAGTTGTAATGACTGGGGCTATTGCAGTGCTCGTCAATCAGTTGATTCCCCATCAACTAATTTTCCTCATATGCGTTATTCTGTTATGGTTATCCGCTGCATGGTCAAAACACCTAAACAGTCAATAT CATCTATATTCCACTTGTGCAATATTCACAACTCTTTTGATACCCTTCAACATCCTGCAGCTGGCAATTTGGAGCAGAAACATTTGGACCGGAAGTGCAGCTATCATCAATACAGATAGTAATTTCTATTATGCCATACCTCCTGTCCTTTTGGTTAAGCTCGCATCCTTTGGTGGAACCATACAGAAGAGACATGT ATATTTACAAGCATGTCGAATTGCCCTCTTGATATTGATCGTGgcttctttctctgttGGTGGCCGTTGGACCTGGATTCTACCTCCTATAGCAAATGCGGTATTGATTTTGTTCCTAGCTTCCATCATATAG
- a CDS encoding trimethyllysine dioxygenase — MSIARVFDAAFRNKRVSATAFRCNANLNSKVQSRSMVRSKHALSSQAFQTNSAKIHVNSTTITIKQPDEGDLQYDHMYLFDHCRCPQCFHPRTKQRLKTLSQVPCDIHPTAVALSASGLHVTWSTPSAHTSFFPAGFLRRAAYETQLYEHVDCQDDRTLWNFEISKSPPYVEYGDIMPQEIQQREQGVLEVLNKVHRFGFCFITGVPVDAKETETLIKAIGPIRHTHYGGFWSFTADLSHGDLAYSTQSLPAHTDTTYFTDPAGLQIFHLLSHPSPGQGGKTLLVDGFHAASQLSAADPASYSVLSRLPIPAHASGTTGTLLRPQISFPVLRHDECGRLAQVRWNNEDRGIIGRGWSATEVRQWYQAAQRFESLIKSKEVEYWVQLNPGTMLIIDNWRVMHGRSEFTGSRTMCGAYIGADDWHSRRAVLTERHGIAGGTDDIWRFGW, encoded by the exons ATGTCCATCGCAAGAGTTTTTGATGCGGCGTTCCGTAACAAGCGAGTATCGGCGACTGCTTTTCGCTGCAACGCAAATCTAAATTCCAAAGTGCAGTCACGCTCGATGGTGCGGTCCAAACACGCACTTTCCAGTCAAGCATTCCAGACGAACTCCGCAAAAATTCACGTCAACAGTACCACAATAACTATTAAACAGCCCGATGAGGGCGATCTTCAATA CGACCATATGTATCTTTTCGACCATTGCCGCTGTCCGCAATGTTTTCACCCTCGCACCAAACAGAGATTGAAGACTTTATCCCAG GTACCTTGTGATATACATCCTACAGCCGTTGCGCTGAGTGCCTCAGGTTTACATGTCACATGGTCGACACCTTCTGCCCatacttctttttttccagCTGGCTTCCTCAGGCGAGCGGCATACGAGACTCAACTTTATGAACATGTAGACTGTCAAGACGA CCGCACCCTATGGAATTTTGAGATATCAAAATCGCCTCCTTATGTTGAATACGGTGATATTATGCCACAAGAGATACAACAGCGTGAACAAGGTGTACTTGAGGTCTTGAATAAAGTG CATCGATTTGGGTTCTGTTTTATTACTGGAGTTCCAGTGGATGCAAAGGAAACTGAGACGCTCATTAAAGCTATAGGTCCTATCAGACACACCCATT ACGGCGGATTTTGGTCATTCACTGCAGACTTAAGCCACGGTGACCTGGCATACAGTACTCAATCACTACCGGCTCACACGGACACCACATATTTTACGGATCCTGCCGGCCTTCAGAtatttcatcttctgtcACATCCTTCACCGGGCCAAGGCGGTAAAACTTTGCTGGTAGACGGCTTTCACGCAGCTTCACAACTTTCAGCCGCTGATCCTGCCTCATATTCTGTTCTTTCTCGGCTCCCTATTCCAGCTCACGCGTCAGGGACAACGGGAACGCTACTGAGACCACAAATTAGCTTTCCGGTTCTGCGACATGATGAATGTGGACGTCTAGCTCAAGTAAGATGGAACAACGAAGATCGAGGAATTATTGGGCGTGGTTGGTCGGCTACAGAAGTCCGACAATGGTACCAGGCAGCGCAACGATTTGAATCATTGATAAAAAGTAAGGAAGTTGAGTATTGGGTACAGCTTAATCCTGGAACTATGTTGA TAATCGATAACTGGAGAGTCATGCATGGGCGGTCAGAGTTTACGGGATCTCGCACAATGTGTGGCGCCTACATTGGCGCGGATGATTGGCATTCGCGGCGAGCAGTTCTGACGGAACGCCATGGGATTGCAGGGGGAACAGACGACATATGGCGCTTCGGTTGGTAA